A stretch of Desulfovibrio sp. TomC DNA encodes these proteins:
- a CDS encoding sigma-54-dependent Fis family transcriptional regulator produces the protein MDEKYGESASVKECHAGACKHSDPRVKECHAGVCRGKIVPLLYEMGKALSEHNDLALALDTLLDYMRRDMGVTRAMVNLHHRQSGHIFIHKSLGLTEEEQARGVYFPGEGITGQVVEEARPIVVRRIGQEPAILNRTGSLSRPEDSDNAFVCVPILRGKKVLGSISAVRLYDSDELLDKHVNALVVVSYMLAQAVELYLVETVDKVQWEERHRELLGALQARFKPSAFIGSSKAMMEVFAVLHKVAKTRTTVLLLGESGVGKEMIANAIHADGQRPDGPMVKFNCAALPESILESELFGHEKGSFTGATQLRKGRFEEADGGTIFLDEVGELSLGVQAKLLRVLQERAFERVGGNKTVTVDIRIIAATNKNLAEMAERGEFRQDLYFRLNVFPLQVPPLRDRGSDIVTLAEHFAARYAEETGKVIKRITTPAINMLMHYHWPGNVRELENVIHRAVILTEDEAIHGYNLPLSLQTPVFSGPDALDGLEARLAAVEYEMLVEALRLHQGNTTEAARELGLTRRTMGLRMKKYRLDYREFRRADPVAPAPSWLAGPGSAAAGPKSL, from the coding sequence ATGGACGAGAAGTATGGGGAAAGCGCCTCGGTCAAGGAATGTCACGCCGGGGCTTGCAAACACAGCGATCCCCGGGTGAAGGAATGTCACGCCGGGGTGTGCCGGGGCAAAATCGTGCCGCTGCTCTACGAGATGGGGAAGGCGCTTTCCGAGCACAACGATCTGGCCCTGGCCCTGGATACTCTGCTTGACTACATGCGCCGGGACATGGGCGTCACCCGGGCCATGGTCAACCTGCACCACCGCCAATCCGGCCACATCTTCATCCACAAGAGCCTGGGCCTGACCGAGGAAGAGCAGGCCCGGGGCGTCTATTTCCCGGGGGAGGGGATCACCGGCCAGGTGGTGGAAGAGGCCCGGCCCATCGTGGTGCGGCGCATCGGCCAGGAGCCGGCTATCTTGAACCGCACCGGCAGTCTGTCGCGGCCCGAAGACAGCGACAACGCCTTTGTCTGCGTGCCGATCCTGCGCGGCAAAAAGGTGCTCGGCAGCATCAGCGCCGTGCGGCTCTACGACAGCGACGAGCTGCTCGACAAACACGTCAACGCCCTGGTGGTCGTCTCCTACATGCTGGCCCAGGCCGTGGAACTCTATCTGGTGGAAACCGTCGACAAGGTGCAGTGGGAAGAGCGCCACCGGGAACTGCTCGGCGCGCTCCAGGCGCGTTTCAAACCCTCGGCCTTTATCGGCTCCTCCAAGGCCATGATGGAGGTGTTCGCCGTGCTGCACAAGGTGGCCAAGACCCGGACCACGGTGCTGCTCCTGGGGGAGAGCGGCGTGGGCAAGGAAATGATCGCCAACGCCATCCATGCCGACGGTCAGCGTCCGGACGGCCCCATGGTCAAGTTCAACTGCGCCGCGTTGCCGGAAAGCATCCTGGAGAGCGAGCTGTTCGGCCATGAGAAGGGCTCGTTTACCGGGGCCACCCAGCTGCGCAAGGGCCGTTTTGAAGAAGCCGACGGCGGCACCATTTTTCTCGACGAAGTGGGCGAACTGTCGCTTGGGGTCCAGGCCAAGCTCCTGCGCGTGCTCCAGGAACGGGCCTTTGAGCGGGTGGGCGGCAACAAGACCGTGACCGTGGACATCCGCATCATCGCCGCCACCAACAAGAATCTGGCCGAGATGGCCGAACGGGGCGAATTTCGCCAGGACCTCTATTTCCGGCTCAATGTCTTCCCGCTCCAGGTGCCGCCGCTGCGCGACCGGGGCAGCGACATCGTCACCCTGGCCGAGCACTTTGCCGCCCGCTATGCCGAGGAAACGGGCAAGGTGATCAAGCGGATCACCACCCCGGCCATCAATATGCTCATGCACTACCACTGGCCGGGCAATGTCCGGGAACTGGAGAACGTCATCCACCGGGCGGTCATTCTGACCGAGGACGAGGCCATTCATGGCTATAACCTGCCCTTGTCGCTGCAAACGCCGGTTTTTTCCGGCCCAGACGCCCTGGACGGGCTGGAGGCGAGACTGGCGGCCGTGGAATACGAGATGCTGGTGGAGGCCTTGCGCCTGCACCAGGGCAACACCACCGAGGCGGCCCGGGAACTGGGCCTGACCCGGCGGACCATGGGCCTTCGCATGAAGAAATATCGGCTGGATTACCGGGAATTCCGGCGGGCAGACCCTGTCGCTCCGGCGCCTTCCTGGCTGGCAGGGCCGGGAAGTGCAGCGGCCGGCCCAAAGAGTCTGTAA
- a CDS encoding B12-binding domain-containing radical SAM protein — MRNVLLVNPPLPLSFWSFNQTLAMTGKKALLPPLGLLTVAALLPPAWNLKLVDLNVRSLVEEDWRGIDLVMVTGMLVQRESLLDLIAQAKARKIPIAAGGAYPTTASQEVLDAGCDFLVKGEGETTIPQLLEALEAGQTHGVFECAEKPVLADSPLPRFDLAPLADYESMSLQTSRGCPFACEFCDIVSLFGRAQRHKTPDQVIGELEAIRRLGFRGTVFVADDNFIGNRPRAVALLTRIIEWQAKYGEPFTFITQASVNLGQDVPLIDLLTAANFSYVFVGIESPDEDVLTSAHKHQNVRNPLLQSLQAINANGLSVIGSFILGMDGETPGAGKRMQAFAEAAAVPWVMINVLRALPQTALWDRLKQEGRLHESIEESGWDALTNFTPLRPIETIFAEQLTALDGLYDPGAYLARVLRATLAMRPTRRAANPAQTTPKADPALAVARQSPGSEIMPLLYLIWRQGLVRKTRWQFWRQLVTVFRKNPSRLRRYLVLCGLGENLFSFVRHIRTQGNAEHLLQAAAVSAQANLDARPCVP; from the coding sequence ATGCGAAACGTCCTTCTGGTCAACCCACCGCTGCCCTTGTCGTTTTGGAGCTTCAACCAGACCCTGGCCATGACCGGGAAAAAGGCCCTGCTGCCGCCCTTGGGACTGCTCACCGTGGCCGCCCTGCTGCCGCCGGCCTGGAACTTGAAGCTTGTTGATTTGAACGTGCGCTCCCTGGTCGAAGAAGACTGGCGCGGCATCGATCTGGTCATGGTCACCGGGATGCTCGTGCAGCGCGAGAGCCTGCTCGACCTCATTGCCCAGGCCAAGGCCCGCAAAATTCCCATCGCCGCCGGCGGAGCCTACCCCACAACCGCCTCCCAGGAAGTCCTGGACGCCGGCTGCGACTTTCTCGTCAAAGGCGAAGGGGAAACCACCATTCCCCAGTTGCTCGAAGCCCTCGAAGCCGGCCAGACCCATGGCGTCTTCGAATGCGCCGAGAAACCGGTGCTGGCCGATTCGCCGCTGCCGCGCTTCGATCTGGCCCCTCTGGCCGATTACGAATCCATGTCCCTGCAAACCTCCCGGGGCTGCCCGTTTGCCTGCGAATTTTGCGACATCGTCAGCCTTTTTGGCCGGGCCCAGCGCCACAAGACCCCGGATCAGGTCATTGGCGAACTGGAGGCCATCCGCCGTCTGGGCTTTCGCGGCACGGTCTTCGTGGCCGACGACAACTTCATCGGCAACCGTCCCCGGGCCGTCGCCCTGTTGACCCGGATCATCGAATGGCAGGCGAAGTACGGCGAACCGTTTACCTTCATCACCCAGGCCTCGGTGAACCTCGGCCAGGACGTGCCCCTTATCGATCTGCTGACTGCGGCCAATTTCTCCTACGTCTTCGTCGGCATCGAATCCCCGGATGAGGACGTGCTGACCTCGGCCCACAAACACCAAAACGTGCGCAATCCCCTGCTCCAATCCCTGCAGGCCATCAATGCCAACGGCTTAAGCGTCATCGGCAGCTTCATCCTCGGCATGGACGGCGAAACCCCGGGAGCCGGCAAGCGGATGCAGGCCTTTGCCGAAGCGGCCGCTGTCCCCTGGGTCATGATCAATGTCCTGCGCGCCCTGCCCCAGACGGCCCTGTGGGACCGGCTCAAACAGGAGGGCCGGCTGCACGAGTCCATCGAGGAGAGCGGCTGGGATGCCCTGACCAATTTTACCCCGCTTCGCCCCATTGAAACGATTTTTGCCGAACAGCTCACCGCCCTGGACGGTCTCTACGATCCCGGGGCCTACCTGGCCCGGGTGCTGCGGGCCACCCTGGCCATGCGCCCCACCCGCCGGGCCGCAAACCCGGCCCAAACCACGCCCAAAGCCGATCCGGCCCTGGCCGTGGCCCGTCAAAGCCCTGGTTCGGAAATCATGCCGCTCCTCTACCTCATCTGGCGTCAGGGCCTTGTGCGCAAGACGCGCTGGCAGTTCTGGCGGCAGTTGGTCACGGTGTTCCGCAAAAACCCCAGCCGCCTGCGCCGCTATCTTGTCCTTTGCGGCCTGGGCGAAAACCTCTTTTCGTTTGTGCGGCATATCCGCACCCAGGGCAATGCCGAGCATCTGCTCCAGGCTGCGGCCGTCTCTGCCCAGGCGAACCTTGACGCCAGGCCCTGCGTTCCGTAA
- the anfG gene encoding Fe-only nitrogenase subunit delta yields the protein MDDLRNERVELLIDYIMKKCLWQFHSRAWDRKDQNEGILSRTRQILCGEHVSLETPADRCFWVDAVVLAEAYRERFAWLGDMSKEQITDLLQAVHERLDFLTITGSLNLELTDQHY from the coding sequence ATGGATGACTTGCGAAACGAACGCGTCGAACTGCTCATCGACTACATCATGAAAAAGTGCCTGTGGCAGTTTCACTCCCGGGCCTGGGACCGAAAAGATCAGAACGAAGGCATTCTGTCCCGGACGCGCCAGATTCTGTGCGGCGAGCACGTTTCTCTGGAAACGCCGGCCGACCGCTGCTTTTGGGTTGACGCCGTGGTGTTGGCCGAAGCCTACCGGGAGCGCTTTGCCTGGCTTGGCGACATGTCCAAGGAGCAAATCACAGACCTGTTGCAGGCGGTCCACGAGCGCCTGGACTTTCTGACCATCACCGGCTCGCTTAACCTTGAACTGACTGACCAGCACTACTAG
- a CDS encoding P-II family nitrogen regulator yields the protein MKEIIAIIRPKKVGQTKDALETLGFPSFMAVRVLGRGHQRGIAAELNCDLPPELQGQGKSGGMKYIPKRMLSVVVPSADAEAVVAAIIKANQTAQIGDGKIFVLPVDDALRLRTDETGDMAVL from the coding sequence ATGAAGGAAATCATCGCCATCATCCGCCCCAAAAAGGTGGGCCAGACCAAGGATGCCCTGGAAACACTCGGGTTCCCCAGCTTCATGGCCGTGCGGGTGCTCGGGCGCGGCCACCAGCGCGGCATCGCCGCCGAACTCAACTGCGATCTGCCCCCCGAACTGCAAGGTCAGGGCAAATCCGGCGGCATGAAATACATCCCCAAACGGATGCTCTCCGTCGTCGTGCCCAGCGCTGACGCCGAGGCCGTGGTCGCAGCCATCATCAAGGCCAACCAGACCGCCCAGATCGGCGACGGCAAGATCTTTGTCCTGCCCGTGGACGACGCCCTGCGCCTGCGCACCGACGAAACCGGCGACATGGCTGTGTTGTAG
- the anfD gene encoding nitrogenase iron-iron protein, alpha chain translates to MPYHLFKCSECIPEREKHAVIKGPGETLADALPLGYLNTIPGSISERGCAYCGAKHVIGTPMKDVIHLSHGPVGCTYDTWQTKRYISDNDNFQIKYTFASDMKEKHIVFGAEKLLKQNIVEAFKAFPDIKAMTIYQTCASALIGDDINAIAAEIMEDMPEVDIFVCNSPGFGGPSQSGGHHKINIAWINQKVGTFEPTLTSDYVINYVGEYNIQGDQEVMDDYFKRMGIQVLATFTGNGSYNDLRGMHRAHLNVLECARSAEYICNELRKRYGTPRLDIDGFGFGALAASLRKVALFFGIEDRAKAVIDEEVARWKPELDWYAARLEGKRVCLWPGGSKLWHWAHVIHDEMKVDVVSVYTKFGHQGDMEKGISRCESGTLAIDDPNELEGLEAMKMLKPDIIFTGKRPGEVAKKLRVPYLNAHAYHNGPWKGFEGWVRFARDIYNAVYSPVHELAKLDISADEIPTDKGFVTRRMLSDANLPDEVKNSTAMRQYTGGYDCLAGYKDRTYPLMEQPAAMAG, encoded by the coding sequence ATGCCGTACCATTTATTTAAATGCAGCGAGTGCATCCCGGAGCGGGAAAAGCACGCCGTCATCAAAGGCCCGGGCGAGACCCTGGCCGATGCCCTGCCCCTAGGCTACTTGAACACCATTCCCGGGTCGATATCCGAACGCGGCTGCGCTTACTGCGGGGCCAAGCACGTCATTGGCACGCCCATGAAGGACGTCATCCACTTAAGCCACGGTCCCGTGGGCTGCACCTACGACACCTGGCAGACCAAGCGCTACATCAGCGACAACGACAACTTCCAGATCAAATACACCTTTGCCTCGGACATGAAGGAGAAGCACATCGTCTTCGGGGCCGAGAAGCTGCTCAAGCAAAATATCGTCGAAGCTTTCAAGGCCTTCCCCGACATCAAGGCCATGACCATCTACCAGACCTGCGCTTCGGCCCTTATTGGCGACGACATCAACGCCATTGCCGCCGAGATCATGGAAGACATGCCCGAGGTCGACATCTTCGTGTGCAACTCCCCCGGTTTTGGCGGTCCCAGCCAGTCCGGCGGCCACCACAAGATCAATATCGCCTGGATCAACCAGAAAGTCGGCACCTTTGAGCCGACGCTGACCAGCGACTACGTCATCAACTACGTCGGCGAGTACAACATCCAGGGCGACCAGGAGGTCATGGACGACTACTTCAAGCGTATGGGCATCCAGGTGCTGGCCACCTTCACCGGCAACGGCTCGTACAACGACCTGCGCGGCATGCACCGGGCCCACTTAAACGTCCTCGAATGCGCCCGCTCGGCTGAATACATCTGCAACGAGTTGCGAAAACGCTATGGCACGCCGCGCCTGGACATCGACGGCTTCGGCTTTGGCGCGCTGGCCGCATCGCTGCGCAAGGTGGCGCTTTTCTTCGGCATCGAGGACCGGGCCAAGGCTGTCATCGACGAAGAGGTGGCCCGCTGGAAGCCGGAACTGGACTGGTACGCAGCCCGTCTTGAAGGCAAGCGCGTCTGCCTGTGGCCCGGCGGCTCGAAGTTGTGGCACTGGGCCCATGTCATCCACGACGAAATGAAAGTGGACGTGGTCTCGGTCTACACCAAGTTCGGCCACCAGGGCGACATGGAAAAGGGCATTTCCCGCTGTGAGTCAGGCACCCTGGCCATTGACGACCCCAACGAACTCGAGGGCCTGGAAGCCATGAAAATGCTCAAGCCCGACATTATCTTCACTGGCAAACGGCCGGGCGAAGTGGCGAAAAAGCTCCGGGTTCCCTACTTAAACGCCCACGCCTACCACAACGGTCCCTGGAAGGGCTTCGAGGGCTGGGTGCGCTTTGCCCGGGACATCTACAACGCCGTCTATTCGCCCGTCCATGAGCTGGCCAAGCTCGACATCAGCGCCGACGAAATCCCTACCGACAAGGGCTTTGTCACCCGCCGGATGCTGTCCGACGCCAACCTGCCCGACGAGGTCAAAAACTCCACCGCAATGCGGCAGTACACCGGCGGCTACGACTGCCTGGCCGGCTACAAGGACAGAACCTATCCGCTTATGGAACAGCCGGCAGCCATGGCCGGATAA
- a CDS encoding esterase/lipase family protein, with amino-acid sequence MTALYFLLLLPIVAVLVVTGLSYAAFVLALATGRQTLFPRPWAGRGLSELAQGLGSAVAGLCVMMAAYPLGGRLSVRSRGGRCAAGETVVVCLHGLYHNPSAFLAIRPALVRAGFSRVVLPGYRSHGTDFEAEVRRVAAILDQTVPADARLCFLGHSLGGLVARRLAAEPGYARRTLAVITLGTPHQGSALACLAVGRLGRSLVPGSPLLARIAALADPPGATLVAVVSPVDNLVVPDCGLDPARPGWQVVVTPPVAHVAMLYHRGVIALVASLLARVAQPPIGDKERDGAA; translated from the coding sequence ATGACAGCCCTGTATTTTTTACTCCTGCTCCCGATTGTCGCGGTCCTGGTCGTGACCGGCCTCAGCTATGCCGCCTTCGTTTTGGCCTTGGCAACGGGACGGCAGACGCTTTTCCCTCGGCCTTGGGCCGGTCGGGGACTGTCGGAGCTGGCACAGGGCCTGGGTTCGGCCGTGGCCGGCCTGTGCGTCATGATGGCGGCCTATCCTCTGGGCGGGCGGCTGTCCGTCCGGTCCCGGGGCGGACGCTGCGCTGCGGGCGAGACGGTCGTCGTGTGCCTGCACGGGCTGTATCACAACCCATCCGCTTTTCTGGCCATCCGGCCGGCGCTTGTGCGGGCTGGATTTTCCCGGGTCGTGTTGCCGGGGTACCGGAGCCACGGCACGGATTTCGAGGCCGAGGTCCGGCGCGTGGCCGCGATACTGGACCAGACCGTGCCTGCCGACGCCCGGCTATGTTTTCTCGGCCACAGCCTGGGCGGGCTTGTGGCCAGACGGCTGGCGGCCGAGCCAGGCTACGCCCGGCGCACCCTGGCCGTCATTACCCTGGGTACGCCGCACCAGGGAAGTGCCCTGGCCTGTCTGGCCGTGGGCCGGCTGGGGCGGTCGCTGGTCCCGGGCAGTCCGCTTCTGGCCCGCATTGCCGCCCTGGCCGACCCGCCCGGGGCGACGCTTGTGGCCGTGGTCTCGCCGGTGGACAATCTGGTCGTGCCCGACTGCGGCCTTGATCCAGCCCGGCCGGGCTGGCAGGTGGTGGTCACGCCGCCGGTCGCCCATGTGGCCATGCTCTACCACCGGGGGGTCATTGCCCTGGTCGCGTCGCTTCTGGCCCGGGTCGCGCAGCCCCCAATCGGGGACAAGGAGCGGGACGGGGCGGCCTGA
- a CDS encoding P-II family nitrogen regulator: MKMIKAIVRPEAAETVTEGLAKAGFFTMTKINAYGRGKQKGITMGDVHYDELPKTMIMMVVEDKNVAEVLKIIKYKAYTGNFGDGKVFVMPVDSVFTVRTGVSGL; encoded by the coding sequence ATGAAAATGATCAAGGCGATTGTGCGGCCGGAAGCGGCCGAGACCGTGACCGAAGGGCTGGCCAAGGCGGGCTTTTTCACCATGACCAAAATAAACGCCTACGGCCGGGGCAAGCAAAAAGGCATCACCATGGGCGATGTCCACTACGACGAGCTGCCCAAGACCATGATCATGATGGTGGTCGAGGACAAAAACGTCGCGGAAGTACTCAAGATCATCAAATACAAGGCCTACACCGGCAATTTCGGCGACGGCAAAGTGTTTGTCATGCCCGTGGACTCGGTCTTTACCGTCCGAACCGGCGTCAGCGGACTGTAG
- the nifH gene encoding nitrogenase iron protein, which translates to MTRKIAIYGKGGIGKSTTTQNTAAAMAHFHDKKIFIHGCDPKADSTRLILGGKPQETLMDVLRDQGAEKVTNDKVIKQGFMGIHCVESGGPEPGVGCAGRGVITAIDLMEANGAYTEDLDFVFFDVLGDVVCGGFAMPIRDGKAQEVYIVASGEMMAIYAANNICKGLVKYAKQSGVRLGGVICNSRKVDGEREFLEEFTAAIGTQMIHFVPRDNIVQKAEFNKKTVTEYDATENQALEYSELGRKIIENKNFVIPKPMTMDELEAMVVKYGIAD; encoded by the coding sequence ATGACCCGAAAGATCGCAATTTATGGAAAGGGCGGCATCGGCAAGTCCACCACCACCCAGAATACCGCTGCCGCCATGGCCCACTTCCACGACAAAAAGATCTTTATCCACGGTTGCGATCCCAAGGCTGACTCCACCCGACTGATCCTGGGCGGCAAGCCCCAGGAAACGCTCATGGACGTCTTGCGCGACCAGGGCGCGGAAAAGGTCACCAATGACAAGGTCATCAAGCAGGGGTTTATGGGCATCCATTGCGTGGAGTCCGGCGGTCCCGAACCCGGCGTCGGCTGCGCCGGACGCGGCGTCATCACCGCCATCGATCTCATGGAGGCCAACGGGGCCTACACCGAGGACCTCGACTTCGTCTTCTTCGACGTCCTTGGCGACGTTGTCTGCGGCGGCTTTGCCATGCCGATCCGCGACGGCAAGGCCCAGGAAGTCTACATCGTGGCCTCGGGCGAAATGATGGCCATCTACGCCGCCAACAACATCTGCAAGGGCCTGGTCAAGTACGCCAAGCAGTCCGGCGTGCGCCTGGGCGGGGTCATCTGCAACAGTCGCAAGGTCGACGGAGAGCGGGAATTCCTGGAAGAATTCACCGCCGCCATCGGCACCCAGATGATCCACTTCGTGCCCCGCGACAACATCGTGCAGAAGGCTGAATTCAACAAGAAGACCGTGACCGAATACGACGCCACGGAAAACCAGGCCCTGGAATACAGCGAGCTTGGCCGCAAGATCATCGAAAACAAGAACTTCGTCATCCCCAAGCCCATGACCATGGACGAACTGGAAGCCATGGTCGTCAAGTACGGCATCGCCGACTAA
- a CDS encoding translation initiation factor Sui1: protein MTPRQTSRSTPVYSTDQGRLCPGCGQARDHCACSRTALAKTGDGVVRIARQTKGRKGKGVCLVTGLPLAPEALEALARALKQRCGCGGTVKDGVIEIQGDNREVLADELKKRGYAVKLAGG, encoded by the coding sequence ATGACGCCACGCCAAACAAGCCGCTCCACTCCTGTCTATTCCACAGACCAGGGCCGGCTGTGCCCGGGCTGCGGCCAGGCCCGGGACCATTGCGCCTGCTCCAGGACCGCCCTGGCCAAAACCGGCGACGGCGTCGTGCGCATTGCCCGCCAGACCAAAGGCCGCAAAGGCAAAGGCGTCTGCCTCGTCACCGGCCTCCCCCTGGCCCCGGAGGCCCTGGAAGCTTTGGCCCGGGCACTCAAGCAGCGCTGCGGCTGCGGCGGCACGGTCAAGGACGGGGTCATTGAAATCCAGGGCGATAATCGTGAAGTGCTGGCCGACGAACTCAAAAAACGCGGCTATGCCGTCAAACTGGCCGGCGGTTAG